Proteins encoded by one window of Salvia splendens isolate huo1 chromosome 5, SspV2, whole genome shotgun sequence:
- the LOC121804031 gene encoding uncharacterized protein LOC121804031, with amino-acid sequence MDMVAKQMTQIANLLSEMRGNEGRNPSSVKPPDRANIRQITLRSGREYKGPTMKIDEREPTVVSEEKDNMVQHKENTETGGAGTGDDSFILSPETEVGSEETRKETREFSKGDSSNTTKQVKLFPYLGEARKKNDDQVDFMEIFGKLEINLPFLQAMKLPLFCKFVKEFIAGKIKSNGKIMIGESVSAVIQKRRLPTKRTDGGMFTLPINVLPLSRYKKLEGVRLVDTKVVIQLADRSCISPKGVLENVIVKVHDFLYLTDFHVIKMIEHESAESSRVLLGRPFLRIAKTIIDVFDGTICMDYHGEKFTFNIDESIKKPLDVENLHVVDIINPLVQEYLETELMQEQIDNS; translated from the coding sequence ATGGATATGGTAGCCAAACAGATGACCCAAATTGCCAATTTATTGAGTGAGATGCGAGGGAACGAGGGAAGAAATCCTTCTTCTGTTAAACCACCAGACAGAGCAAACATCCGCCAAATTACCTTGAGATCAGGACGAGAGTACAAAGGGCCAACAATGAAGATTGATGAACGAGAGCCGACTGTGGTGAGTGAGGAAAAAGATAACATGGTTCAGCATAAGGAAAACACCGAAACAGGGGGAGCCGGAACAGGGGATGATTCGTTCATCCTTAGCCCAGAAACTGAAGTGGGTAGTGAAGAAACAAGGAAAGAAACTAGAGAGTTTTCCAAGGGAGACTCTAGCAATACGACTAAACAAGTGAAACTATTCCCTTATCTAGGGGAAGCCAGAAAAAAGAATGATGATCAAGTGGATTTCATGGAAATTTTCGGTAAGCTAGAAATCAACCTGCCATTTCTACAGGCTATGAAATTACCTCTCTTCTGCAAGTTCGTTAAGGAATTCATTGCTGGGAAAATCAAGTCGAATGGGAAAATCATGATTGGAGAGAGCGTTTCAGCTGTGATACAAAAGAGGAGGCTGCCAACAAAGAGGACCGACGGAGGTATGTTTACATTACCCATCAATGTGTTACCTCTTTCACGTTACAAGAAATTGGAAGGAGTAAGACTAGTTGATACGAAGGTAGTAATCCAATTGGCTGATAGATCGTGCATAAGTCCAAAAGGTGTGCTAGAGAATGTGATAGTTAAGGTGCATGATTTCTTATATCTtactgatttccatgtgattaagatgattGAGcatgaatctgctgagtctagcagAGTGCTTTTAGGTAGACCGTTCCTACGCATAGCTAAGACTattattgatgtctttgatggaacGATTTGTATGGACTatcatggggagaaattcacTTTTAACATTGATGAGTCTATTAAAAAACCTTTAGATGTGGAAAATCTTCATGTCGTGGAtattattaaccccttggtccaagaatatcttgagactgaacTCATGCAAGAACAGATTGATAATTCATAA